The genomic region CAGGGCTTTTTGATCTCAAGCCTACACCTCTGTCTTCAAAAACACCCGGTGTATTTATTCATGCCACAGCTTTTGAAAATCTGGTTAATAAGGATTTTATTAAAATCATTCCCAGATTTTATATTTTTGTTCTGATTTTTTTTATATCCCTGATAATTCCCTATGCTTTCATGAAACAGCATTCCATGAAAATAAATCTTACAGTTTTTTTATGTGTAGCAGTATTTTTATTTTCAGTTAGCATAATTTTATTCAGATTTTCCTTATATCTACAGCTTTTACCATCCTTTGTATGCCTCTTGTCAAGCTCAATAATCACGCTTTTTTATAGCTATGCTACAGAGGGAAGAGAAAAAAGCTTTATAAAAAAAACTTTTACCCAGTACATGGATAAAAAAATTGTTAATTATTTGCTTGAACATCCTGAAACCATAATACCAGGTGGACAGAAAAAAACTGTTACTGTATTTTTTGCAGACATAGCAGGCTTTACTTCTATATCAGAAAGACTATCACCAGAAGACACAGCAATGATGCTTCATAAAGTGCTTAATTCATTAACCTCAGTGGTTATTAAACATGGAGGAGTGGTGGACAAATATATTGGCGATTGTATTATGGCTTTCTGGGGAGCACCTTTAAAAACCGAGTTAGATGAGATTAATGCCTGCAGAGCTGCTTTAGAGTGCATTGAATCTCTCCGTGAGCTAAATAAAGAGTTTTCAGAAAAAAGTTTCCCACAAATTAAAATCAGAATAGGAATCCATACAGGAGATGCAATCGTAGGTAATATAGGTAGTGATAGACTTTTTAACTATACTGTAGTTGGAGACACAGTAAACATAGCATCAAGACTTGAGGGAGTAAACAAGTTTTTTAAAACAAATATTGTAATCAGTGAGGAGACATACTTAAAAACATCAGATATTTTTCTTGCAAGGCAACTTGGAGTGATAACAGTTAAAGGAAGGGCTAAACCGATAGGCATATTTGAAATTTTAGGCGAAAGAAGAAATTCAAGCCCTGAAAAAATACTACTTGTTGAAAACTATAATACCGGATATTTACTTTTCAGACAACAAAGATGGGATGAAGCAAAGGAAGTTTTTCTTTCTCTTGTAAAAGATTTTCCTGAAGATTTTCCATCAAGGTTTTATTTAAACAGAATAGAAGAAATTGCCGATGCTCAACAGTTGACAAAAGATTGGTTTATTATTAAAATTGAAGAAAAATGAAGTCAAGAATAGTATTCAATGTGGCTGCTTTATTCTTTCTGTTTACTACCCTGTCATGGGCTGAAACAATTACTGTTATCACAAAGGAAAATGCAATAAGGGAGTCTCCAAAATTTTTTGCACCTGTAAAAGCCTATGTAAGATATGGAGATATACTCAATGTAATCGGGAGACAAAAGGACTGGTACAGGGTTAAGTTTAAAAATATATCAGGATACATACATAAAACCGCAGTTGAAAAAAGAACTGTTACGAGTTATGAAACTTATACTACTTCCACAACTCCTTCAGAGGGCGAGATAACTCTTGCTGGAAAAGGCTTTAATCCTCAGGTTGAAAGGCAATACAGAAGCAATCATCCGAAGATGCCCTATGACCTTGTTGATAGAATTGAAAAATACAGCATTCCTGAAAGGGAAATAATATCTTTCATAAAAAACGGAGGACTCTCAGAACCACAATGAAGAAGTTTATCATTGTATTAGTTTTACTGTTTTGCCTGTGTTCATGTCAGAATGTTGATATAAATAAAGTTCTGGATATGACATTTACCACTATTCAGGCAACTGAAAAAGCAGCAAGACCCATATCTGATGAAGAAGAATACTATGTGGGAAGAGCTGTTGCAGCAAGACTTTTACAGTCCTATCCCCTTTATGAGAATCTGGAACTAACGAGATATATAAATTTAATCGGCAAGACAATCGCCTTGCATTCTGAAAAGCCTTTTACATATGGAGGTTATCACTTTGCAGTATTAAACAGTAACGAAATAAATGCTTTTGCCTGCCCAGGAGGCATAATATTGATTACAGAAGGAATGATTAAGCTTGCACAGAATGAAGATGAGCTTGCTGCAATACTTGCACATGAAATTGCCCATATAAATCATCGTGATGGAATAAACTCAATTAAACAGGCAAGATGGACAGAGGCACTCACAATTATTGGCACAAAAGCAGCAAGACAGTTTGGTTCTGAAGAACTGGTAAGGCTTGTAAATATCTTTGAAGGCTCAGTGGACGATATAGTTAAAACTCTTGTTGTAAATGGTTATAGCAGAACACAGGAGTATTCAGCAGATGAAGCTGCTTTGCTATATCTTTCAAAAGCAGGATATGATCCTCATGCATTAATGAATGTTCTTGAGAGATTGAAACAATACACTACCGCCTATGGAACAGGGATTTTCAAAACACATCCGCAACCTGATGATAGAATAAATAATCTCAAAGATAAACTTACTTCAGTGAGTGTAGATTTAAATCTCTTTAAGAAAAGAACACAGAGATTCAGATCTTTTGTAAAAAACTGAAATTGTAAATTAGTTATATGGTGGAAGGCTTATTATTTTTGAATTTTCTCCATGATTGAGAATTTCTACCATAGCAGTCAAAGACTTTAAATGAAAAATATCAAATGCTTCAGGATTTTTTAATTCGCCTGTATTGAACGCTGACAGGAAAATCAATGACTTGTATATTTTTTTTGAAGTTTTCATAGAAACAGGATTCACCAGGGTTTGTTCAAAAAATCTTTCACTTATCTTTTTAACTCTCTTGTTAATGCTCATTATTTGAAGCCAGTAAAATCTGTCAACTATTCTATCTGCTTTTATTTCAAAAATAATATGTTGAAAGGAATTCAATTCTCTGATCTCATCGTGAAGCACTGCATCTGCTGCTAAGTGAGTTAAAAATCCGTAGGCAAAAGATTTTTCTTCAGGTGTCTTTGCCCTGTTTAAAAGCATAAAACCTGTTTTCCACGAATGGGGATTTTTTTCCTGAGGCAGATATTTTTTGCCAATTACTGTGTCAGGAATAATGTTGCCATAAATAAAATAATCTTTATAAAGTTTTATAATTGTTAAAACCTCTGCAGTCACCAATCCTGAAAGAGAAAGTATCTGCCCTGAAAGATAAGTATGAGTAAGCGGTCCCCATGCATAGGAAGGCTCAGGTAAAAATATAAAAATAATAATTAAAAAAAGCCATCTCATCTGTCAGCCTGATGGTAAATATTCATTGCTTTATTAACACCTTCAGTAATTATAGCAATAATTGAGTCTGCTGCTAAAGCAATTCTCTCCTTTAGTATTGCCGTTTCTTCTTTTTTAAAAGGACTCAGAACATAATCCGATGTATCCTGATCAGGGTCTTTACTTATTCCCAGTTTTACTCTAATAAAATCTTTTGTTCCAATGTTTTCAATGATTGATTGCACTCCTCTATGTCCTCCTGACGAACCATTCCTTTTTATTTTTATTTTGCCTAAG from Thermodesulfovibrio sp. 3907-1M harbors:
- a CDS encoding CHASE2 domain-containing protein, encoding MKGKSLLKNMVILSILSFLISSFIFLLDILKPFEFKVYDLLSNYLTPSKKSDSICLIYVDQLSIDELSKQKITWPWPRQIYAPVIEYLSEADAVFLDILFTENSSYGVEDDKILAQAIRKAGNVYLPVVLSKEKRNFDEKYVKKIAYQDLIPLKNEYNSVIFPIEEFKNSAKGFGNVSILPDEDGIYRRMPLFFKVKDYVIPGFVMSYFIQKSSISVKNKEISIDNMVIPLNDGNLVLKFSSDKKPFYVFSFVELLNASVSENQNSKIKKDFFKGKTVFIGLTAAGLFDLKPTPLSSKTPGVFIHATAFENLVNKDFIKIIPRFYIFVLIFFISLIIPYAFMKQHSMKINLTVFLCVAVFLFSVSIILFRFSLYLQLLPSFVCLLSSSIITLFYSYATEGREKSFIKKTFTQYMDKKIVNYLLEHPETIIPGGQKKTVTVFFADIAGFTSISERLSPEDTAMMLHKVLNSLTSVVIKHGGVVDKYIGDCIMAFWGAPLKTELDEINACRAALECIESLRELNKEFSEKSFPQIKIRIGIHTGDAIVGNIGSDRLFNYTVVGDTVNIASRLEGVNKFFKTNIVISEETYLKTSDIFLARQLGVITVKGRAKPIGIFEILGERRNSSPEKILLVENYNTGYLLFRQQRWDEAKEVFLSLVKDFPEDFPSRFYLNRIEEIADAQQLTKDWFIIKIEEK
- a CDS encoding SH3 domain-containing protein, with the translated sequence MKSRIVFNVAALFFLFTTLSWAETITVITKENAIRESPKFFAPVKAYVRYGDILNVIGRQKDWYRVKFKNISGYIHKTAVEKRTVTSYETYTTSTTPSEGEITLAGKGFNPQVERQYRSNHPKMPYDLVDRIEKYSIPEREIISFIKNGGLSEPQ
- a CDS encoding M48 family metalloprotease, which encodes MKKFIIVLVLLFCLCSCQNVDINKVLDMTFTTIQATEKAARPISDEEEYYVGRAVAARLLQSYPLYENLELTRYINLIGKTIALHSEKPFTYGGYHFAVLNSNEINAFACPGGIILITEGMIKLAQNEDELAAILAHEIAHINHRDGINSIKQARWTEALTIIGTKAARQFGSEELVRLVNIFEGSVDDIVKTLVVNGYSRTQEYSADEAALLYLSKAGYDPHALMNVLERLKQYTTAYGTGIFKTHPQPDDRINNLKDKLTSVSVDLNLFKKRTQRFRSFVKN
- a CDS encoding zinc dependent phospholipase C family protein; amino-acid sequence: MRWLFLIIIFIFLPEPSYAWGPLTHTYLSGQILSLSGLVTAEVLTIIKLYKDYFIYGNIIPDTVIGKKYLPQEKNPHSWKTGFMLLNRAKTPEEKSFAYGFLTHLAADAVLHDEIRELNSFQHIIFEIKADRIVDRFYWLQIMSINKRVKKISERFFEQTLVNPVSMKTSKKIYKSLIFLSAFNTGELKNPEAFDIFHLKSLTAMVEILNHGENSKIISLPPYN